One part of the Vicinamibacterales bacterium genome encodes these proteins:
- a CDS encoding outer membrane beta-barrel protein: MLKTGMLALCVLAAPALAHAQTMQWTNKGFISVNGGGQFGSHDLTTTSTFDQYGETATITTAQKVKSGGLFDIGGAYRVWGNNLLAGVSFTHTASTDSVNITGAIPDPRFFGSLRNVSASQGGVKHSETAAHFDAIYMIPLANKIDLGVFGGPSIFWVSQDTVGNVTVTEPTPTLTATLQNVSKTEAGINVGADLQYVVHKTFAVGVLARYTWANATIEGADKKLTLGGFQLGAGARVRF; the protein is encoded by the coding sequence ATGCTGAAAACTGGAATGCTGGCCTTGTGCGTGCTCGCGGCGCCTGCTCTTGCACACGCCCAGACGATGCAGTGGACAAATAAAGGATTCATCAGCGTGAATGGCGGCGGACAGTTCGGATCGCACGACCTGACGACGACCTCCACGTTCGATCAATATGGAGAGACCGCGACGATCACGACGGCGCAGAAGGTGAAGAGCGGCGGCCTGTTCGACATCGGCGGGGCGTACCGCGTGTGGGGCAACAACCTGCTGGCCGGCGTCTCGTTCACGCATACGGCCTCGACCGACAGCGTCAACATCACAGGGGCAATTCCGGACCCGCGCTTCTTTGGCTCGCTCCGCAACGTCAGCGCGTCGCAGGGCGGGGTGAAGCATTCTGAAACCGCCGCGCATTTCGACGCGATTTACATGATCCCGCTCGCCAACAAGATCGACCTCGGCGTTTTCGGAGGCCCGTCGATTTTCTGGGTGTCGCAGGACACCGTCGGCAATGTGACGGTCACCGAGCCGACGCCGACGCTCACCGCGACGCTGCAGAACGTCAGCAAGACCGAAGCTGGCATCAACGTAGGCGCCGATCTGCAGTACGTCGTTCACAAGACGTTCGCCGTCGGCGTGCTCGCGCGCTATACCTGGGCCAACGCGACGATCGAGGGAGCCGACAAGAAGCTCACGCTCGGTGGCTTCCAACTGGGTGCCGGCGCCCGCGTCCGCTTCTAG
- a CDS encoding lysylphosphatidylglycerol synthase transmembrane domain-containing protein: MTVPAEPTRHSRVRSLLLSAIKAVVSLGLLYLLFSRVDVSRLWSVARTASPLLLCSAFALYFVVVLISTWRWRILLRAQHVDLPFSFLAQSFLVAAFFNNFLPSNIGGDVIRITDTARVIGSRTLATTVVLIDRGLGLLGLALMAAIGATLMHHMVVGRVGPGILWAGFGLGAMIATPALLFPERVARLLQPLRVFHQEWVDARLEKLTFALTKFKETPTAIAECFGGAILVQGILVGFYLAIARSMNIPIGFTELAVIVPVSFVVQMIPLSVNGFGVREATFGFYFTRLGLPLESALLVSFVGAALMMLFSLSGGVAYLRRSVVS, translated from the coding sequence ATGACAGTACCGGCCGAACCGACACGGCACTCGCGCGTTCGATCGCTGCTGCTGAGCGCCATCAAGGCCGTCGTCAGTCTGGGCTTGCTCTACCTCCTCTTTTCACGCGTCGACGTGTCCCGTCTGTGGAGCGTGGCGCGTACGGCGTCGCCGCTGCTCCTCTGCTCGGCGTTCGCGCTCTACTTCGTCGTCGTCCTCATCAGCACCTGGCGCTGGCGGATCCTGCTGCGCGCGCAGCACGTCGATCTGCCCTTCTCCTTCCTCGCGCAGTCGTTCCTGGTTGCGGCGTTCTTCAACAATTTTTTGCCGAGCAACATCGGCGGCGACGTGATCCGCATCACCGACACTGCGAGAGTGATCGGGTCGCGGACGCTGGCGACGACGGTCGTGCTGATCGACCGAGGCCTCGGCCTGCTCGGACTGGCACTGATGGCGGCGATCGGGGCCACGCTGATGCACCACATGGTGGTCGGACGGGTGGGCCCCGGCATCCTGTGGGCGGGGTTCGGCCTCGGCGCGATGATCGCCACGCCAGCGCTGCTGTTTCCCGAGCGGGTAGCTCGGCTGCTCCAGCCGCTTCGCGTCTTCCACCAGGAATGGGTGGACGCGCGGCTCGAAAAGCTGACCTTCGCGCTTACGAAATTCAAGGAAACCCCAACCGCCATCGCGGAGTGCTTTGGGGGTGCCATTCTCGTCCAGGGCATCCTCGTCGGTTTTTATCTGGCAATCGCCCGAAGCATGAATATCCCGATCGGGTTCACCGAACTCGCCGTCATCGTGCCGGTCTCGTTCGTGGTGCAGATGATCCCGTTGTCGGTCAACGGGTTCGGCGTGCGTGAAGCCACCTTCGGGTTCTATTTCACCCGATTGGGACTGCCCCTCGAATCGGCCCTGCTCGTCTCGTTCGTCGGGGCGGCTCTGATGATGCTGTTTTCGCTCAGCGGCGGGGTGGCCTACCTCCGCCGCTCCGTGGTATCCTAA
- a CDS encoding glycosyltransferase family 4 protein has protein sequence MRILMIAPEPFFEPRGTPFSEYHRIRALIQLGHTVDLVTYPFGRDVSLAGLRVFRSVRPPFVRDVGIGPSWKKLPLDFALFVAACRRALDGKYDAVHSHEEGSWFGVALAAVLRVPHLYDMHSSLPQQLTNFAYSRSRAIKAVFSALERFVIRRSRVVIVICPQLEEVVRGIDATVPSVLIENAPGSGDEPVDGSGARIREALGLGASTPVVLYTGTFEAYQGLDLLFASMRTVVATRPETRLVLAGGRPEQVAAARAEAIAAGVGDVVIFVGQRPAEEIPAYLDAADVLVSPRSLGTNTPLKIYQYLRAGRPIVATRLLTHTQVLDDEVALLTEPSPEAFGSGVLAAIADPERARAIGARARHLAETKYSYEAYLARTRDACAHLARHTREPKGKGSKPWEAQA, from the coding sequence ATGCGCATCCTGATGATTGCGCCGGAGCCGTTCTTCGAGCCCCGGGGTACCCCGTTCAGCGAATACCACCGTATTCGCGCGCTGATCCAGCTCGGGCATACCGTCGACCTGGTCACCTATCCGTTCGGGCGCGACGTCAGCCTGGCGGGCCTGCGCGTGTTCCGCAGCGTGCGCCCGCCGTTCGTGAGGGACGTCGGCATCGGACCGTCGTGGAAGAAGCTGCCGCTCGATTTCGCGCTGTTCGTGGCGGCGTGCCGCCGCGCCCTGGACGGGAAGTACGACGCGGTGCACTCGCACGAAGAGGGCAGCTGGTTCGGCGTGGCGCTGGCGGCGGTGTTGCGCGTGCCGCATCTCTACGACATGCATTCGAGCCTGCCGCAGCAGCTGACGAATTTCGCCTACAGCCGCTCGCGCGCGATCAAGGCGGTGTTCAGCGCGCTGGAACGCTTCGTGATCCGCCGCTCACGGGTGGTGATCGTCATCTGCCCGCAGCTCGAGGAGGTCGTCCGCGGCATCGACGCGACCGTGCCCTCGGTGCTGATCGAGAATGCGCCGGGCTCGGGCGACGAGCCGGTCGACGGATCAGGCGCCAGGATCCGCGAGGCCCTCGGGCTCGGGGCGTCGACGCCGGTTGTGCTTTACACGGGAACGTTCGAGGCGTATCAGGGGCTGGATCTGCTGTTCGCGTCGATGCGAACGGTGGTCGCGACGCGGCCGGAGACGCGGCTCGTGCTCGCGGGCGGCCGGCCCGAACAGGTGGCGGCGGCGCGGGCCGAGGCAATCGCCGCGGGGGTCGGCGACGTGGTGATCTTTGTGGGGCAGCGCCCGGCCGAAGAGATTCCCGCCTACCTCGACGCGGCCGACGTGCTGGTGTCGCCGCGGAGTCTCGGCACGAACACGCCGCTGAAGATCTACCAGTATCTCCGCGCGGGGCGTCCCATCGTGGCGACGCGCCTGTTGACTCACACGCAGGTGCTCGACGACGAGGTGGCGCTGCTGACCGAGCCGTCGCCCGAGGCGTTCGGCAGCGGCGTACTCGCGGCGATCGCCGATCCGGAACGCGCCCGCGCCATCGGCGCCCGTGCCCGGCACCTCGCCGAGACCAAGTACAGCTACGAAGCCTATCTCGCGCGCACCCGTGACGCCTGCGCACATCTGGCCAGACACACGCGGGAGCCGAAGGGGAAAGGCAGCAAGCCCTGGGAGGCTCAGGCGTGA
- a CDS encoding class I SAM-dependent methyltransferase, translating into MTEDAGDQGQGARGPDHYSYSVYADPAMAERFEAMRFGGPIGRLVAETQAQQILGGISPLAGRSVLDVGTGTGRAAILLARAGAVVTAVDASGEMLAVAERRARDAGVAVTFAAGDAHRLEFADRSFDVVVCLRVLMHTPDWRASLRELCRVASGQLVFDFPSLYSTAAVQAATRRVTRRFDASVEAYRVFAPSAVARVLAQGGFRVDRVHRQFVLPIALHKTINSAAFTTGVETALTRLGLMRLFGSPITMIATRERT; encoded by the coding sequence GTGACGGAAGACGCGGGTGACCAGGGACAAGGCGCCCGGGGACCCGATCACTACAGCTACAGCGTCTACGCCGATCCGGCGATGGCGGAGCGCTTCGAGGCGATGCGCTTCGGCGGCCCGATCGGGCGTCTGGTGGCCGAGACACAGGCGCAGCAGATTCTCGGTGGGATTTCACCGCTGGCGGGCCGGAGCGTGCTCGACGTCGGGACCGGCACCGGGCGCGCCGCGATCCTGCTCGCCAGGGCCGGCGCGGTGGTGACCGCCGTCGACGCGTCAGGCGAGATGCTGGCGGTCGCGGAACGCCGCGCGCGCGACGCGGGCGTGGCCGTGACGTTCGCGGCCGGCGATGCCCATCGACTCGAATTCGCCGACCGCAGCTTCGACGTCGTGGTCTGCCTGCGCGTCCTGATGCACACCCCCGACTGGCGCGCGTCGCTGCGGGAACTCTGCCGCGTCGCGTCCGGCCAGCTGGTGTTCGACTTTCCGTCGCTGTACAGCACCGCCGCGGTCCAGGCTGCCACGCGGCGCGTGACGCGCCGGTTCGACGCGTCGGTGGAGGCCTATCGCGTGTTCGCCCCGTCAGCGGTGGCGCGCGTGCTCGCGCAGGGCGGTTTTCGCGTCGACAGAGTGCACCGGCAGTTCGTGCTGCCGATCGCGCTGCACAAGACGATCAACTCGGCGGCGTTCACCACCGGCGTCGAAACGGCGCTGACGCGCCTCGGGTTGATGCGGCTGTTCGGCTCGCCGATCACCATGATCGCCACTCGCGAGCGGACGTGA
- a CDS encoding NAD-dependent epimerase/dehydratase family protein, whose amino-acid sequence MKVLVTGATGFTGGHLARALAAAGEDVTAMVRDVSRAGDLQREQIKLIAGDLASPRTLAPALAGGYDLVYNIAALYRQAGLPDAVYEQVNAVAVGELIEAAAAAGVRRVVHCSTVGVHGDVEHPPADEDAPLRPGDVYQVSKVHGETLAREAAARTGTEVVIARPSGIYGPGDRRLLKLFRGVARGRFVVLGSGRIFYHLTYIDDLVEGLRLCGEHPRAAGRTYILAGGEVPTLNELVEMIAEQAGVKPPRLHPPVWPVWLAGAACEALCAPLGIEPPLYRRRVDFFTKSRAFDISRARAELGFAPSIGLREGIRRTLAGYQQKGWI is encoded by the coding sequence GTGAAGGTTCTCGTCACGGGCGCGACCGGGTTCACCGGCGGCCACCTCGCGCGTGCGCTGGCGGCGGCCGGCGAAGACGTCACCGCGATGGTCAGGGACGTGTCGCGCGCCGGCGATCTGCAGCGTGAGCAGATCAAGTTGATCGCCGGGGATCTGGCGTCTCCGAGGACGTTGGCGCCCGCGCTTGCCGGCGGCTACGACCTGGTCTACAACATCGCCGCTCTCTATCGCCAGGCCGGGCTGCCCGACGCCGTCTACGAGCAGGTCAACGCGGTGGCGGTGGGGGAGTTGATCGAGGCAGCAGCCGCTGCCGGTGTTCGCAGGGTCGTTCACTGCAGCACTGTCGGCGTGCACGGCGATGTCGAGCATCCGCCGGCGGACGAGGACGCACCACTCCGGCCCGGCGACGTCTATCAGGTGTCGAAGGTGCACGGCGAGACGCTGGCGCGCGAGGCCGCGGCGCGCACAGGAACCGAGGTCGTGATCGCCCGTCCCAGCGGCATCTACGGTCCCGGCGATCGCCGTCTGCTGAAACTGTTCCGCGGCGTGGCGCGCGGCCGGTTCGTGGTGCTCGGCAGCGGCCGCATCTTCTATCACCTCACCTACATCGACGACCTGGTGGAAGGCCTGCGGCTCTGTGGCGAGCACCCGCGCGCCGCCGGCCGGACCTACATTCTCGCAGGCGGCGAGGTGCCGACACTCAACGAACTCGTCGAGATGATTGCCGAGCAGGCGGGCGTCAAGCCGCCGCGCCTGCACCCGCCGGTGTGGCCGGTCTGGCTCGCCGGGGCCGCCTGTGAGGCGCTCTGTGCGCCGCTCGGGATCGAGCCGCCCCTCTATCGGCGTCGGGTCGATTTTTTTACCAAGAGTCGCGCGTTCGACATCAGCCGGGCGCGCGCCGAACTCGGGTTCGCCCCGTCGATCGGTTTGCGCGAGGGCATCCGACGCACCCTCGCCGGGTACCAGCAGAAGGGATGGATCTGA